In one window of Azotobacter salinestris DNA:
- a CDS encoding DUF4136 domain-containing protein yields the protein MHRLAALSLCLGLGACQSPNPYRAESLPLPPAPPAAATVFEPDIYPAAPRDYAAYRDWAWLHDRPPGGSAGLDAGQVQTALSAVLDQHGLRPAHPSAEADLRVSARLALKRRIRAYRDYYGPFGGYYGYGYHWDHFGVWGRAPLVYRYEEQVLVVHIALIDGSDGRRVWRGSGEARVDDGQRGRARALHRAARRALQGFPP from the coding sequence ATGCATCGCCTGGCCGCATTGTCGCTCTGTCTCGGGCTCGGCGCCTGCCAGAGCCCCAATCCCTACCGCGCCGAGTCCCTGCCCCTGCCCCCGGCGCCACCTGCGGCCGCCACGGTCTTCGAGCCCGATATCTATCCGGCCGCACCAAGGGACTACGCCGCCTACCGCGACTGGGCCTGGCTGCACGACCGCCCGCCGGGCGGCAGCGCCGGCCTGGACGCCGGCCAGGTCCAGACAGCCCTCTCCGCCGTGCTGGACCAGCACGGCCTGCGCCCGGCCCACCCGAGCGCCGAGGCGGACCTGCGGGTCAGCGCGCGACTGGCCCTGAAGCGGCGCATCCGCGCCTACAGGGATTACTACGGCCCCTTTGGCGGCTACTACGGCTATGGCTATCACTGGGATCATTTCGGGGTCTGGGGTCGGGCTCCCCTCGTCTACCGCTACGAGGAGCAGGTGCTGGTGGTACACATCGCGCTCATCGACGGGAGCGACGGCCGGCGGGTCTGGCGCGGCAGCGGCGAGGCCCGGGTCGACGACGGCCAGCGCGGCCGCGCCAGGGCCCTGCACCGGGCGGCTCGTCGAGCCCTGCAAGGCTTTCCGCCGTAG
- a CDS encoding MazG-like family protein, whose product MNTAELTRRLHAIRDANDWRRFHSPKNLAMAASVEMAELVEIFQWKTEDESRALPAEELAHAGQEIGDVVLYLLLLCAELGLDMDEVVRAKLADSERRFAR is encoded by the coding sequence ATGAACACCGCCGAACTCACCCGCCGCCTGCACGCCATCCGCGACGCCAACGACTGGCGGCGCTTCCACAGCCCGAAGAACCTGGCGATGGCCGCCAGCGTGGAAATGGCCGAGCTGGTGGAGATCTTCCAGTGGAAGACCGAGGACGAATCCCGCGCCCTGCCCGCCGAGGAGTTGGCGCACGCCGGCCAGGAGATCGGCGACGTGGTCCTCTACCTCCTCCTGCTGTGCGCCGAACTCGGCCTGGATATGGACGAGGTGGTGCGCGCCAAGCTGGCCGACAGCGAACGGCGCTTCGCCCGATGA
- a CDS encoding DUF4136 domain-containing protein, translating into MRTRLLLPLLLLLAACQSVQLERDFDPSRDFGAYRTWSWQEPALQFRPADPRLKSDLTEQRIRAAVAEQLDQRGLRQAPSGSRGDIRVQVWLIVDNRQSQVTTYSGGYWGNPWYGYWGGPGFGETRTYDYQVGTLQIDFYDGRDGKLVWRGSAQQVLREGPYDPAERTRKIRETVARVLSQYPPH; encoded by the coding sequence ATGCGAACCCGTCTGCTGCTGCCCCTTCTGCTGCTGCTCGCCGCCTGTCAGAGCGTTCAGCTCGAGCGTGATTTCGACCCCAGCCGCGACTTCGGCGCCTACCGCACCTGGAGCTGGCAGGAGCCGGCGCTGCAGTTCCGCCCCGCCGACCCGCGCCTGAAGAGCGACCTCACCGAACAGCGCATACGCGCTGCCGTGGCCGAACAGCTCGACCAGCGCGGCCTGCGCCAGGCTCCGTCCGGCAGCCGGGGCGACATCCGGGTGCAGGTCTGGCTGATCGTCGACAACCGCCAGAGCCAGGTCACCACCTACTCCGGCGGCTACTGGGGCAACCCCTGGTACGGCTACTGGGGCGGCCCCGGCTTCGGCGAAACCCGCACCTACGACTACCAGGTCGGCACCCTGCAGATCGACTTCTACGATGGTCGCGACGGCAAGCTGGTCTGGCGCGGCAGCGCCCAGCAGGTCCTGCGCGAGGGCCCCTACGATCCGGCCGAGCGCACCCGGAAGATCCGCGAGACTGTGGCCCGGGTGCTGTCGCAGTACCCGCCGCATTGA
- a CDS encoding methyltransferase domain-containing protein, whose protein sequence is MSDRHFDDLALRFAEKIYGGAKGAIRLAVLQADLAEALPERPLRVLDVGAGLGHMALWLAERGHRVTLAEPAAPMLDAARERFAAAGRQATFLQAPWQELLGRLDAPFDLVLCHAVLEWLAEPHHILPVLHQLTAPGGWLSLAFYNKDALIYRNLLKGHFRKLRKERFAGEGRSLTPQRPLDPRELKAAMESTWQIDSESGVRVFHDYMPAEFQAKAELLDLLEMELAYRRHPAFAGLGRYLHWLCRPRPA, encoded by the coding sequence ATGAGCGACCGCCACTTTGACGACCTGGCCCTGCGTTTCGCCGAGAAGATCTACGGCGGCGCCAAGGGCGCGATCCGCCTCGCCGTGCTCCAGGCCGACCTGGCCGAAGCCCTGCCCGAACGCCCGCTGCGGGTCCTCGACGTCGGCGCCGGACTCGGCCACATGGCGCTCTGGCTGGCCGAGCGCGGCCACCGGGTGACCCTCGCCGAGCCGGCCGCGCCGATGCTCGATGCCGCCCGCGAACGCTTCGCCGCCGCCGGCCGGCAGGCCACCTTCCTCCAGGCGCCCTGGCAGGAACTGCTCGGCCGACTCGATGCGCCTTTCGATCTGGTGCTCTGCCACGCCGTGCTGGAATGGCTGGCCGAACCGCACCACATCCTCCCGGTGCTGCACCAGCTCACCGCGCCCGGCGGCTGGCTGTCGCTGGCCTTCTACAACAAGGACGCGCTGATCTACCGCAACCTGCTCAAGGGCCATTTCCGCAAGCTGCGCAAGGAACGGTTCGCCGGCGAAGGCCGCAGCCTGACCCCGCAGCGCCCGCTCGACCCGCGCGAGCTGAAGGCTGCGATGGAAAGCACCTGGCAGATCGACAGTGAAAGCGGCGTTCGCGTGTTCCACGACTACATGCCGGCGGAATTCCAGGCCAAGGCGGAACTGCTCGACCTCCTGGAGATGGAGCTGGCCTACCGTCGCCATCCGGCCTTCGCCGGCCTCGGCCGCTACCTGCACTGGCTCTGCCGGCCGCGTCCGGCTTGA